One window of the Eucalyptus grandis isolate ANBG69807.140 chromosome 6, ASM1654582v1, whole genome shotgun sequence genome contains the following:
- the LOC104443434 gene encoding U-box domain-containing protein 33, producing the protein MSLPEFGVPAVMPSFRRVAPELVTLDFEDVIYVAAEKDVKEGKAKLVWTVHQSRGNVKICIIHVLVPSKTIPMGGLGAEIPVNSANEILLREHRENERINMHKILDTYLHVCEEMGVPAEKKYIESDSIHEGIVELIRLHRIGKLVMGAVADGCCFKKMTEIKSRKAIFVRDKAHVSCQIRFIYNGHLIHTREAQTVEAIVEVPTDAPSPTTPALGAGESVFLKSRSATLRSDTAKLSNPFQDLMRRAFSLNADQRALRPIASPSPASIPSDQSNAEGMLERQDTPQELATSLSHHLQLIWSVYHTGHSSFSNTLDLDENGMQEVLEEGVTARAEEVGIIEGGQNDPRKLEEELEKLQDHLNRVMEELHSALEGKLQLESQFAEANESRKELELKIIAANEKLQIFRQERELLQIELNNALQKAEEMSRRKGDSWGTKYFSEFSMTEIKEAVQNFDPALKIGEGGCGSVYRGFLRHTSVAIKIIKFKSMHGSQEFQQEVDVLSKVRHPNLITLIGACPEPRTLVYEYIPNGSLEDWLHSSNRAKQLPWQARVRIATELCSVLAFLHSWKPSIVHGDVKPGNILLDAHLMSKLSDFSICRLLSGGERSSNNTTVVHLTNPKGTRGYMDPEFLIEGKLTIKSDVYSFGIILLELLTGRPALGIANAVRKAISAGTLKTILDPSAGEWPYMLAKELVHLALRCCEMSTRNRPDLRSDVWTVLQSIGASCQ; encoded by the exons ATGTCACTTCCCGAGTTCGGAGTCCCAGCCGTCATGCCGAGCTTTCGCAGGGTTGCACCTGAACTGGTGACGCTGGATTTCGAAGACGTGATTTATGTTGCAGCTGAGAAGGATGTGAAAGAGGGCAAAGCGAAGCTTGTTTGGACAGTGCATCAATCCAGAGGCAACGTCAAGATCTGTATCATTCATGTTCTAGTTCCTTCGAAGACGATCCCCATGG GCGGCCTGGGTGCCGAGATCCCCGTGAACTCGGCGAACGAGATCTTGTTGAGGGAACACAGAGAAAACGAGAGGATAAACATGCATAAGATCTTGGATACCTACCTGCATGTTTGTGAAGAAATGGGg GTACCAGCAGAGAAAAAGTACATAGAATCGGACAGCATTCATGAGGGAATTGTGGAGCTCATACGTTTACATAGGATCGGAAAGCTTGTAATGGGTGCAGTAGCAGACGGATGCTGTTTCAA GAAGATGACAGAAATCAAGTCCAGGAAAGCCATCTTCGTTCGCGATAAAGCACATGTCTCTTGTCAAATTCGGTTTATCTACAACGGGCACCTCATTCACACAAG GGAAGCTCAAACAGTTGAAGCCATTGTAGAAGTTCCTACTGATGCACCATCGCCAACGACTCCAGCCCTTGGAGCTGGAGAGTCAGTTTTCTTGAAATCACGATCCGCCACACTGCGAAGTGATACGGCAAAGTTGAGCAATCCATTTCAAGACCTTATGAGAAGAGCGTTCTCCTTAAATGCCGATCAAcgtgctttgaggccaatagcTTCTCCTTCCCCAGCTAGCATTCCTTCCGATCAGTCTAATGCGGAGGGCATGCTGGAGAGGCAAGACACTCCCCAAGAACTCGCAACAAGCCTTTCCCATCATCTGCAGTTGATTTGGTCGGTCTATCATACCGGCCATTCATCATTTTCCAACACTCTG GATTTGGATGAAAATGGCATGCAAGAAGTGCTTGAGGAGGGAGTGACGGCTCGTGCTGAAGAAGTAGGTATCATTGAGGGCGGGCAAAATGACCCCAGGAAG TTGGAGGAAGAACTAGAGAAGTTGCAGGATCACCTAAACAGAGTGATGGAAGAACTTCACAGTGCCCTGGAAGGAAAATTGCAGCTCGAGAGCCAATTTGCCGAGGCTAACGAGAGCAGAAAGGAATTGGAGCTGAAAATCATAGCAGCCAATGAAAAGTTGCAGATTTTTAGACAAGAGCGAGAGCTGTTGCAGATCGAACTCAACAACGCACTCCAAAAGGCTGAGGAGATGAGCAGAAGAAAAGGAGATTCCTGGGGCACAAAGTACTTCTCTGAGTTCTCCATGACCGAAATCAAGGAAGCTGTGCAGAACTTTGACCCGGCCTTGAAGATTGGTGAAGGCGGTTGCGGGAGCGTGTATAGAGGTTTCCTTCGACATACGTCGGTGGccataaaaatcattaaatttaaaAGCATGCATGGTTCACAAGAATTTCAACAGGAG GTGGATGTGTTGAGCAAGGTGAGGCATCCCAACCTCATCACGCTCATCGGTGCTTGTCCAGAGCCCCGCACTCTTGTTTATGAATATATTCCGAATGGTAGCCTTGAAGACTGGCTCCACAGCAGCAACAGGGCAAAGCAGTTGCCGTGGCAAGCTCGGGTACGTATCGCCACAGAGCTCTGCTCCGTCCTGGCCTTCCTCCACTCTTGGAAGCCTAGCATCGTCCATGGGGATGTCAAACCGGGGAACATCCTACTGGACGCACACCTCATGAGCAAGCTCAGCGATTTCAGCATCTGCCGACTGCTGTCCGGCGGTGAACGGTCAAGCAACAACACCACCGTTGTGCACCTGACCAATCCAAAAGGAACGCGTGGGTACATGGACCCCGAGTTCCTCATCGAGGGAAAGCTCACGATAAAGTCCGACGTATATTCTTTCGGGATTATACTGCTTGAGTTATTGACGGGGAGGCCCGCCTTAGGAATAGCAAACGCAGTGCGAAAGGCAATTAGCGCAGGGACTTTGAAGACCATCTTGGATCCATCGGCTGGAGAGTGGCCCTATATGCTGGCCAAGGAGTTGGTTCATTTGGCTTTGAGGTGCTGCGAGATGAGCACAAGGAATAGGCCGGATCTCCGCTCAGATGTGTGGACGGTGCTCCAATCCATCGGTGCTTCCTGTCAATAA